In Neorhodopirellula lusitana, one genomic interval encodes:
- a CDS encoding multiheme c-type cytochrome produces MNQAFIAIRKSGTPWFVNFWMNPWASDPASTELAIPVDRRILSVVAFASEESSKLVGVETKLANIPGMLTRLLITLVPRSVFMCSVQTPRQLARQILSAFALATLALVAMPSAPSMAGEKMLDAFPESASSGCMACHGEIELIRESGSEMMQQIMALGAELGDNAGCIVCHNGDPTETQDKAIAHGGDDFYPDPGSPWVNEDTCGRCHPTHVDVQWRSLMMTEAGKIQGVCWSFGGLTGYEHKYGNYAVENPSDPDARSGSKAYKAYMAKLKEMEPQVFVDRHEALPEALRFDQLDQLNEDPTLAAYTYIRQECQRCHLAVKGRQERGDYRGMGCSACHVPYGNEAFYEGDDPSIDHESPGHMLVHSIQGTREAKVTVHEETYSGIPVETCTTCHDRGKRIGVSFQGLMETPYEAPYAADGSAQPKLHTKHYIAMEQDIHYQKGMTCQDCHTSIDVHGDGFLAAANLGSVQIECSDCHGTPDIYPWDLPLGFMDEYQDSAATGAPRGLTTQLESHTSQGTIYDPQDGYLLTARGNPYGNVVRDGKDIIVHTAAGKDIRTSTLKKIKDTGKLSLEGTVAMSGVASHLKEMECYSCHASWAPQCYGCHVKIDFSQKDQCPECNESKSNFDWVAAGRKHQEPEHRTDRGETGYDTIIPGKITENRSYLRWEEPMLGVNGEGRVTPLAPGCQPSVTVIGADGKPILTNHIFKTPEGTEGGGDGGQLAIDMSPTQPHTMTKNARSCESCHASEKALGYGIDGGRSTRPPSDRVFVDLETVDGTILPKKTKPQLESIENLPDDWSRIVDEEGNQLQTIGHHFKLSRALNNDERARMSREGACLACHQNIPNESLAVNLLHHVAKYAGQMPVTADQHNSLVNKIVLMSAWVQAIGIIGVPLAIVVGMVWFRRRRQAKV; encoded by the coding sequence GTGAATCAGGCATTTATTGCAATTCGCAAATCGGGCACGCCTTGGTTTGTGAACTTTTGGATGAATCCGTGGGCAAGCGACCCAGCGTCAACAGAGCTAGCGATACCAGTCGACCGGCGAATTCTGAGCGTTGTGGCGTTTGCCAGTGAAGAATCAAGCAAGTTGGTGGGTGTAGAGACGAAGTTGGCGAACATTCCCGGTATGCTGACGCGACTTCTCATCACTCTCGTCCCACGATCAGTCTTTATGTGTTCGGTCCAGACGCCTCGACAGTTGGCACGACAAATCCTATCGGCTTTTGCTCTAGCAACGCTCGCACTCGTTGCGATGCCGTCAGCGCCATCAATGGCGGGCGAGAAAATGCTGGACGCCTTCCCGGAATCGGCGTCCAGCGGATGCATGGCCTGCCACGGGGAAATTGAACTGATCCGCGAGTCGGGATCCGAAATGATGCAGCAGATCATGGCCTTGGGCGCCGAACTGGGAGACAACGCTGGCTGCATTGTCTGCCACAACGGCGATCCCACGGAAACACAAGACAAAGCCATTGCCCACGGTGGCGATGACTTCTATCCCGATCCAGGGTCGCCCTGGGTGAATGAGGACACTTGCGGTCGATGTCACCCAACGCATGTGGATGTGCAGTGGCGAAGCTTGATGATGACCGAGGCTGGAAAGATCCAAGGGGTTTGTTGGTCGTTTGGTGGGCTGACCGGGTATGAGCACAAGTACGGAAACTACGCGGTCGAAAACCCCAGTGACCCCGACGCCCGCTCAGGAAGCAAAGCCTACAAGGCATACATGGCGAAGCTGAAGGAAATGGAACCGCAAGTGTTCGTTGACCGGCATGAAGCGTTGCCAGAAGCACTCCGCTTCGATCAATTGGATCAACTCAACGAAGACCCGACTTTGGCGGCGTACACCTACATTCGTCAGGAATGCCAGCGTTGTCACTTAGCGGTCAAAGGACGCCAAGAAAGAGGTGATTATCGAGGCATGGGCTGTAGCGCATGTCATGTTCCCTATGGAAACGAAGCCTTTTATGAGGGCGATGACCCATCGATCGACCATGAGTCTCCGGGGCACATGTTGGTGCACAGCATCCAGGGTACACGGGAAGCCAAGGTCACCGTGCATGAGGAAACGTATTCGGGGATTCCGGTGGAAACCTGCACGACGTGTCACGATCGCGGCAAACGAATCGGTGTTTCGTTTCAGGGGTTGATGGAGACGCCTTACGAGGCACCTTATGCGGCTGATGGATCGGCGCAACCGAAGTTGCACACGAAGCATTACATCGCAATGGAACAGGACATTCACTACCAAAAAGGCATGACTTGCCAAGATTGCCACACGTCAATTGACGTGCACGGTGACGGGTTCTTAGCAGCCGCTAATCTGGGGTCGGTGCAAATTGAATGCAGTGATTGCCACGGTACACCGGATATTTACCCTTGGGACTTACCGCTGGGATTTATGGATGAGTATCAGGATTCGGCCGCCACGGGAGCCCCACGGGGACTCACGACCCAACTGGAATCGCATACTTCCCAAGGCACGATTTATGACCCTCAAGACGGATATTTGTTGACTGCACGAGGCAATCCTTATGGGAATGTCGTTCGCGATGGTAAGGACATTATTGTGCACACTGCCGCTGGCAAGGACATTCGCACGTCGACTCTTAAAAAGATCAAAGACACTGGCAAGCTGAGTTTGGAAGGCACCGTTGCGATGAGTGGCGTCGCGAGCCACTTGAAGGAAATGGAATGCTATTCATGTCATGCGTCTTGGGCACCACAGTGTTACGGATGCCATGTGAAGATCGACTTTTCCCAAAAAGATCAGTGTCCCGAATGCAATGAGTCGAAGTCCAATTTTGATTGGGTGGCAGCGGGACGGAAGCACCAAGAACCCGAGCACCGCACGGATCGAGGCGAGACAGGTTACGACACGATTATCCCTGGCAAGATCACCGAGAATCGCAGCTACTTGCGTTGGGAAGAACCGATGTTGGGCGTCAATGGCGAAGGCCGTGTCACGCCGCTCGCACCGGGGTGTCAGCCATCGGTCACGGTAATCGGCGCGGATGGCAAGCCGATCTTAACGAACCATATTTTCAAGACACCCGAAGGCACCGAAGGTGGTGGCGACGGCGGACAGCTCGCGATTGATATGTCGCCGACGCAGCCCCACACGATGACCAAGAACGCTCGCAGTTGTGAGTCGTGTCACGCGTCGGAGAAGGCGCTGGGTTACGGGATCGACGGTGGTCGCTCGACGCGTCCGCCTAGCGACCGCGTGTTTGTGGATTTGGAAACCGTCGACGGAACGATTCTTCCTAAGAAAACGAAACCCCAACTCGAATCGATTGAAAATTTGCCGGATGATTGGTCCCGGATCGTGGATGAGGAAGGCAATCAACTGCAAACGATCGGGCACCACTTTAAGTTGTCGCGAGCACTCAATAACGACGAACGAGCACGGATGAGCCGCGAAGGCGCTTGTCTAGCGTGCCACCAAAACATTCCCAATGAATCGTTAGCCGTGAACCTGCTGCACCACGTTGCCAAGTACGCCGGTCAAATGCCTGTGACCGCGGACCAACATAATTCGCTGGTCAACAAAATCGTGCTCATGAGTGCCTGGGTCCAAGCGATCGGAATCATCGGGGTACCCTTAGCAATCGTCGTCGGGATGGTTTGGTTCCGCCGTCGGCGACAAGCTA
- a CDS encoding dihydrodipicolinate synthase family protein: MSTIHPEKMIRPKRKITGMSAILLPYQADGQIDWTGFDGHVVSTLDAGLTPAINMDTGYANLIDEDTRTEALRRTQELASGRSYLGGVFVGDQSGADFNADAYAKGIQAVQSFGGTPILFQSFGLTSGSEDDIFNAYKTLAQHCDSFYAFELGQMFAPFGKIYSLDLYKRLMGIGNCLGAKHSSLDRSLEWQRIELRDQTRPEFLVLTGNDLAIDMVMYGSDYLLGLSTFHPAAFAARDRMWAEGDERFYQLNDLLQYLGTFAFRDPVPAYKHSAAMFLKLRERIATNQTHPNSPTRPDSDIEILKLIVRDLDTYLETL, encoded by the coding sequence ATGTCGACGATCCATCCTGAAAAGATGATTCGCCCCAAACGTAAGATCACGGGCATGTCCGCGATCTTGTTGCCTTATCAAGCCGACGGCCAAATCGACTGGACCGGTTTCGATGGGCACGTGGTCAGTACCCTCGATGCCGGCCTGACTCCCGCGATCAACATGGACACGGGCTACGCCAACCTAATCGACGAAGACACTCGTACCGAAGCTTTGCGACGCACCCAAGAACTGGCGTCTGGTCGAAGCTACTTAGGCGGTGTCTTTGTGGGCGATCAGTCCGGGGCCGATTTCAATGCGGATGCTTACGCCAAAGGGATTCAGGCGGTGCAGTCGTTTGGGGGAACTCCGATTCTGTTCCAGTCATTTGGCCTGACTTCGGGTAGCGAAGACGACATTTTCAATGCCTACAAAACACTCGCCCAACACTGCGATTCGTTTTATGCCTTTGAACTCGGCCAAATGTTCGCTCCGTTCGGGAAGATCTATTCACTGGATCTCTACAAGCGTTTGATGGGCATCGGGAACTGCCTCGGAGCCAAGCACTCATCCTTGGATCGTTCACTGGAATGGCAGCGAATTGAGTTACGCGACCAAACTCGCCCCGAGTTCTTGGTGTTAACCGGGAATGATCTCGCCATCGACATGGTGATGTACGGCAGCGACTATTTGCTGGGACTCAGCACGTTCCATCCCGCTGCGTTTGCCGCTCGGGACCGGATGTGGGCCGAAGGCGACGAGCGGTTCTATCAGCTCAACGACTTGCTGCAGTACCTGGGCACTTTTGCGTTTCGCGACCCCGTGCCGGCCTACAAGCACTCCGCAGCGATGTTCTTGAAACTTCGCGAGCGGATTGCGACCAATCAAACGCACCCCAACAGCCCCACTCGTCCAGATTCGGACATTGAAATCCTCAAGCTTATCGTCCGCGATCTAGACACCTATTTGGAGACCCTATGA
- a CDS encoding NADH:flavin oxidoreductase, which yields MSTPYPRIAGLKDYQAFTEHLKQSNIEMPGDEEVRSGSDSPLGKPLEVHGRTIGNRFCILPMEGWDGTRDGKPTELTRRRWRNFGLSGAKLIWGGEAVAVRNDGRANPNQLVINETNLSDIASLRQELVEAHEEAFETSDDLMVGIQLTHSGRFARPNDKKRLEPRTVQRNTALDRRAGVTDDSAILSDDELSQLIDDFIVAAVAAEKAGFAFVDVKHCHGYLGHELLAGVDRPGRYGGSLENRSRFLREIVEGIRGATQLEIGVRLSVFDYVPFCPGEDRTGVPDADAEPHKVFGSTPDGLGMDLTEPSKFIQLMHDLGIRMVCTTAGSPYYNPHIQRPAYFPPSDGYHPPEDPLAGVARQIAAVAQLKQDHPEMLFIGSGYTYLQDYLPNVGQAVVDRGMADSIGLGRMVLSYPDLPADVLRGSVWQRKKVCRTFSDCTTAPRQGIISGCYPLDPFYKKMDERKQLQEIKKALANPA from the coding sequence ATGAGCACTCCCTACCCACGAATTGCCGGACTGAAAGATTACCAAGCGTTCACGGAGCACTTGAAACAGTCCAACATCGAAATGCCTGGCGACGAAGAAGTGCGTTCCGGCTCAGACAGCCCTTTGGGAAAACCACTGGAAGTCCATGGCCGCACCATTGGCAATCGCTTTTGCATCCTGCCGATGGAAGGTTGGGACGGTACTCGCGACGGGAAACCAACCGAACTGACTCGCCGCCGCTGGCGCAATTTCGGCTTAAGCGGTGCCAAGTTAATTTGGGGCGGCGAAGCAGTCGCGGTGCGGAACGACGGACGGGCGAACCCGAACCAATTGGTCATCAACGAAACCAACCTCAGCGACATCGCCTCGCTACGACAAGAACTGGTCGAGGCACACGAGGAAGCGTTCGAAACCAGTGACGACCTGATGGTTGGCATCCAACTGACTCATTCAGGACGCTTCGCACGGCCCAACGATAAAAAGCGACTCGAACCACGAACCGTTCAGCGAAACACGGCGTTGGACCGACGCGCCGGCGTGACAGACGACTCAGCAATCTTGAGTGATGATGAACTGAGCCAGCTGATTGATGACTTCATCGTCGCCGCCGTCGCTGCTGAAAAGGCCGGCTTCGCTTTTGTTGATGTCAAACATTGCCACGGATACCTGGGCCATGAATTGCTAGCTGGCGTCGACCGCCCCGGCCGATACGGCGGCAGCCTCGAGAATCGGTCTCGGTTCTTACGCGAAATCGTTGAGGGCATTCGCGGTGCTACCCAGCTCGAAATTGGTGTCCGGTTATCTGTCTTCGACTACGTTCCCTTTTGTCCGGGTGAAGATCGAACCGGTGTCCCCGACGCGGACGCGGAACCGCACAAGGTGTTCGGCTCAACGCCCGATGGCCTGGGGATGGATCTGACCGAGCCATCGAAGTTCATTCAGCTCATGCATGACCTGGGTATCCGCATGGTCTGCACGACCGCCGGCAGCCCCTACTACAACCCACATATCCAGCGTCCGGCGTACTTCCCACCCAGCGATGGCTACCATCCACCCGAGGACCCCTTGGCCGGCGTGGCCCGGCAGATCGCCGCAGTGGCCCAACTGAAACAAGATCACCCCGAGATGCTGTTCATTGGGTCCGGCTACACGTACCTGCAAGACTACCTGCCAAATGTCGGGCAAGCGGTTGTCGATCGCGGCATGGCCGATTCCATTGGCCTGGGCCGGATGGTGCTGTCTTATCCGGACTTGCCCGCCGATGTACTCCGGGGCAGCGTCTGGCAGCGCAAGAAGGTTTGCCGCACGTTCAGTGACTGCACAACCGCACCGCGACAAGGCATCATCAGCGGCTGCTATCCACTGGACCCGTTCTACAAGAAGATGGACGAGCGAAAGCAACTTCAAGAAATCAAGAAGGCACTCGCCAACCCAGCATAA
- a CDS encoding thioredoxin family protein produces the protein MRLILVTAAGCQPCELQKRSMPDDVRYETVDIARVNAKGHNIRMTPTLMVFVGGKLEHTSSGLLRGDRLQAFLDRSGVGESDDADLSDNLSPWSNPRRSYRDFERGPIRDRFAWWLLGKWLGFDGAGLMMILPWLLKARRSSQNRTHKEKSRWKVSNRQTVRRKRPKMKQ, from the coding sequence GTGCGTTTGATTCTAGTTACTGCCGCCGGTTGCCAACCATGCGAACTGCAAAAGCGTTCCATGCCCGATGACGTTCGCTACGAAACTGTGGACATCGCGAGGGTGAACGCAAAGGGCCACAACATCCGCATGACGCCAACGCTGATGGTTTTCGTCGGTGGAAAACTCGAACACACCTCCAGCGGCCTACTTCGCGGCGACCGCTTGCAAGCGTTCCTGGACCGCTCGGGCGTCGGCGAAAGCGACGACGCCGATTTGTCCGACAACCTGAGCCCATGGAGCAACCCTCGCCGCTCGTACCGTGACTTTGAAAGAGGCCCCATCCGCGACCGCTTCGCGTGGTGGCTGCTTGGCAAATGGCTTGGCTTCGATGGCGCCGGTTTGATGATGATTTTACCCTGGCTACTAAAAGCAAGACGAAGCAGTCAGAATAGGACGCATAAAGAAAAGTCCCGGTGGAAGGTGAGCAATCGCCAAACAGTCAGGCGCAAGCGACCCAAAATGAAGCAATAG
- a CDS encoding AAA family ATPase: MATATQIKALIDSYGSGDDARFRSVAMQIAASAAKKGQQRLADQLREMLETMPRQPVTSPTVGRARAVPISKPPESLEELVVASYPNTKLADMVLADRHRQMLETLVKEYRDRDALEAHGLTPRRRLLLVGPPGCGKTMTAAALAGQCKLPLIEVQLHSLMSRYLGETATRLFQIFEVMGKSPGVYLFDEFDAIGAVRDASGDVGEVRRVLNSFLQFLERYDGQGFVVAATNLLSLLDHALHRRFDAIMHYALPEPGDAQNLIKNRLSAFKLSIDDWEAIEKASSGLSHADIVASAEAAARQIVLSGGKCIRIDNLLDCLTERSAVRSPMTSTCDAARQPTVTPSSDS, translated from the coding sequence TTGGCCACAGCGACGCAAATCAAAGCACTCATTGACAGCTACGGATCGGGCGATGACGCCCGATTTCGGTCGGTGGCGATGCAGATTGCGGCCTCGGCAGCAAAGAAGGGGCAACAACGTCTGGCAGACCAACTTCGAGAGATGCTCGAGACAATGCCTCGTCAACCCGTGACGTCGCCGACAGTGGGCCGAGCCAGAGCGGTTCCTATCTCGAAACCACCCGAGTCGCTTGAAGAGCTGGTCGTCGCCAGCTACCCAAACACGAAACTCGCAGACATGGTTCTTGCGGATCGGCATCGGCAAATGTTGGAGACGTTAGTCAAAGAGTATCGCGACCGAGACGCATTGGAAGCACATGGTTTGACGCCGCGAAGACGCCTGCTATTGGTGGGGCCGCCGGGTTGCGGGAAGACAATGACCGCTGCCGCACTTGCCGGGCAGTGCAAACTGCCTTTGATCGAAGTGCAATTGCATTCGCTCATGAGTCGATACTTAGGTGAAACAGCAACACGCTTGTTCCAAATCTTTGAAGTGATGGGAAAAAGCCCCGGTGTCTATCTCTTCGACGAGTTTGACGCGATCGGAGCTGTGCGGGATGCATCCGGCGACGTCGGTGAGGTCAGGCGTGTATTGAATTCATTCTTACAATTCCTGGAACGCTACGACGGTCAAGGCTTTGTCGTAGCGGCAACAAACCTGCTGTCGCTACTAGACCATGCGCTGCATCGGCGTTTTGATGCGATCATGCACTACGCGTTGCCGGAACCGGGCGATGCGCAGAACCTAATTAAGAACCGTTTATCGGCTTTCAAACTATCAATTGACGACTGGGAAGCCATCGAGAAAGCATCGAGCGGTTTAAGCCACGCGGACATCGTTGCATCCGCAGAGGCAGCCGCCCGCCAGATCGTGCTAAGCGGTGGGAAATGCATTAGGATTGACAACCTTCTGGACTGCCTGACGGAGCGGTCTGCCGTCCGATCACCTATGACTAGCACTTGCGATGCCGCCCGCCAACCAACCGTTACGCCATCTTCGGATTCTTGA
- a CDS encoding S8 family peptidase, whose product MPPANQPLRHLRILDSTLEQSFTAYGGGGGEYNVPGRERKTHAAKLRGQLKAASDEVTSRGAIDESGRCLITYQLTEDADDVLDSLDRSLSRIRIRSAHKDESGWRVVVSLPIKKFKIVDNVLSRYETKNNDSDDPDSRPKGEPLVARIDAIAATIQEDLWTDARPLPSPGEEIWWEVWLEELQVESTAQPTTLETFTQAAALAGFTIPTNLRATRFPERVVLLVRGAIEFWQSSPLLLLPVAELRAGKSIAADFDDLQPRESAEFAHELAEVLSPPSADSAAVSLLDTGIRSGHPLLKPFVDERCVGTIDPAWSAADSGEQHGTAMAGIAAYNDLTPVMLGQSPPPAPIVLESMRLVGPSDEDRTDLFGEMTAEAVDRLQSIEPSRKRAICITSTTGDPREGALPSSWSASLDQIAAGVRINADQTIDRNLGQQLLFVAGGNLRNEIADPTMNYPMVERPDFGIEDPGQSWNAITVGAVTDKVDCGPGFDKHVPIARPGQLSPTSRTSNTWIDQKQQQWPLKPDLVFEGGNWAKDDSGRACDLEGLGLLTTCLDPTSGRLVTVTRDTSPATAAVSGMAARFWNEYPDLWPETIRAVMVHTAEWDHGSKNQVPATTKTEFQTRLRHFGYGRPDLDRARYSLKNKLNLIYEGELQPFRMDASDKKAKANQMHLHRLPWPTRSLNQLGSVDIEMRVTLSYFIEPSPGRRGWGDSFRYASHGLRFDVKSPTVTTERLIAQYNSEEKDLKTGDFAGLSDRWVIGSQGRTRGSLHSDWWTGTAAELAASGEIIVYPTTGWWRERKHLGQVESKARYSLVVPLSAPSVTADLYSELVNEVTVAAL is encoded by the coding sequence ATGCCGCCCGCCAACCAACCGTTACGCCATCTTCGGATTCTTGATAGTACACTCGAGCAGTCTTTTACTGCCTACGGCGGCGGTGGTGGTGAATACAACGTTCCGGGGCGTGAACGAAAAACGCATGCCGCCAAGCTGCGCGGCCAGTTAAAGGCAGCCAGTGACGAGGTCACAAGTCGGGGCGCAATTGATGAAAGCGGACGGTGTTTGATCACCTATCAGCTGACCGAGGATGCGGATGATGTTCTCGATAGTCTAGACCGCTCATTATCTAGAATTCGCATTCGTAGTGCGCACAAAGACGAATCTGGTTGGCGAGTCGTGGTCTCTCTTCCGATCAAGAAATTCAAGATCGTTGACAACGTCTTGTCTCGTTACGAAACGAAGAACAATGACTCCGATGACCCAGACTCTCGACCAAAGGGAGAACCTCTCGTAGCAAGGATCGACGCGATAGCGGCTACCATTCAAGAAGACCTTTGGACAGACGCTAGACCACTGCCCTCGCCGGGCGAAGAGATATGGTGGGAAGTTTGGCTAGAAGAGCTGCAGGTGGAAAGTACAGCACAGCCAACCACACTGGAGACATTTACACAGGCAGCCGCTTTAGCCGGATTCACGATACCAACGAACTTGCGGGCGACTCGCTTTCCCGAGCGTGTTGTGCTACTTGTGCGTGGTGCGATTGAGTTTTGGCAGTCGAGCCCTTTATTGTTGCTACCGGTTGCAGAACTTCGAGCCGGCAAGTCCATCGCAGCCGATTTCGATGATTTACAGCCACGTGAATCGGCCGAGTTCGCTCACGAGTTGGCCGAAGTTCTTTCGCCACCGTCAGCCGATTCTGCAGCGGTCAGCCTGCTCGATACCGGCATCCGTTCGGGGCACCCTCTGCTCAAACCATTCGTTGATGAAAGGTGTGTCGGCACTATTGATCCCGCTTGGTCGGCAGCGGATAGCGGCGAACAACATGGAACAGCAATGGCGGGGATCGCAGCCTATAACGACCTGACTCCCGTCATGCTCGGGCAGTCGCCTCCACCGGCACCGATCGTTTTGGAAAGCATGCGTTTAGTCGGTCCATCTGATGAAGATCGAACGGACTTGTTTGGGGAAATGACTGCCGAAGCCGTTGATCGGCTGCAGAGTATAGAACCGTCGCGGAAGCGGGCAATTTGTATCACGTCAACCACGGGCGATCCTCGTGAGGGCGCCTTGCCATCTTCATGGTCTGCGAGCCTTGACCAGATTGCAGCGGGAGTCAGGATCAATGCGGATCAAACAATCGACAGGAATCTAGGGCAGCAACTACTATTCGTGGCGGGTGGGAACCTGCGAAACGAAATTGCCGACCCGACGATGAACTACCCGATGGTCGAACGACCCGATTTTGGTATCGAAGATCCAGGTCAAAGCTGGAATGCAATAACAGTCGGAGCGGTTACTGATAAAGTCGATTGTGGACCAGGTTTTGATAAGCATGTCCCTATCGCACGTCCCGGACAGCTAAGCCCAACCAGTCGAACCTCAAACACTTGGATAGACCAGAAGCAACAGCAATGGCCGCTGAAGCCCGACCTTGTTTTCGAGGGAGGCAATTGGGCAAAGGACGATAGCGGTCGAGCTTGCGACCTCGAGGGTTTAGGACTTCTAACGACATGCCTTGATCCGACAAGCGGTCGGCTTGTCACCGTCACGCGAGACACCAGTCCTGCGACAGCAGCGGTTAGCGGCATGGCGGCTAGATTCTGGAACGAGTACCCGGATCTTTGGCCTGAAACCATCCGAGCCGTTATGGTGCATACGGCGGAATGGGATCATGGTTCCAAAAACCAAGTTCCCGCCACAACAAAGACCGAATTCCAAACCCGGCTTCGTCATTTTGGCTACGGGCGTCCAGACCTCGATCGAGCGAGATACAGTCTGAAGAACAAACTGAATTTGATTTACGAAGGAGAACTCCAGCCATTTCGTATGGATGCATCGGACAAAAAGGCTAAAGCCAATCAAATGCACCTGCATCGGCTTCCTTGGCCAACCCGCTCGCTGAACCAACTCGGATCTGTCGATATAGAGATGCGGGTGACCCTTTCTTACTTTATCGAGCCATCCCCTGGTCGACGCGGTTGGGGCGACTCCTTTCGGTACGCCAGCCACGGACTGCGTTTCGATGTCAAATCCCCAACGGTTACCACCGAACGCCTAATCGCTCAGTACAACAGCGAGGAGAAAGATCTAAAAACAGGCGATTTTGCCGGTCTGTCGGATCGATGGGTGATCGGTAGTCAGGGGCGTACTCGTGGATCTTTGCACAGCGATTGGTGGACAGGAACCGCCGCAGAGCTGGCGGCTTCCGGCGAGATCATCGTCTATCCAACTACGGGATGGTGGCGAGAACGTAAGCATCTCGGCCAGGTCGAAAGCAAAGCCCGTTACAGCTTAGTCGTTCCATTGTCGGCTCCATCCGTTACTGCGGATCTGTATAGCGAGCTCGTGAATGAAGTCACCGTGGCTGCGTTGTAA